One Undibacter mobilis genomic region harbors:
- a CDS encoding amino acid ABC transporter ATP-binding protein: MTEKSSKPLLRIQNLCLRFGSREVLRGVDLTVNEGEVVVLIGASGSGKTSLLRCINLLNTPNSGRIDIDGEIIFDATADSGVSRIPIAEVNRIRSKTGMVFQQFNLFPHMSVLDNVTEGPVIVKRETRKEVEVRARELLAQMGLEGHEHKRPAQLSGGQQQRVAIARALAMHPKLMLFDEPTSALDPELVGEVLKAMSALARSGMTMVIVTHELGFAFEIANRVVFLDEGTVAADGSPHDVLLKPEHPRLKSFVNRFHETADMLRPFLETR; the protein is encoded by the coding sequence GTGACAGAAAAGTCATCAAAGCCGCTTCTCCGTATCCAAAACCTGTGCCTGCGATTTGGCTCACGCGAGGTTCTTCGCGGAGTCGACCTGACGGTCAATGAAGGCGAGGTCGTCGTGTTGATCGGCGCCTCCGGCTCCGGCAAGACCTCGCTCCTGCGCTGCATCAACCTGCTGAATACGCCGAACAGCGGCCGTATCGATATCGACGGCGAGATCATCTTCGACGCCACTGCGGACAGCGGTGTCTCGCGCATCCCCATCGCCGAGGTGAACCGCATCCGGTCGAAGACCGGCATGGTGTTCCAGCAGTTCAACCTGTTCCCGCATATGTCGGTCCTCGACAACGTGACCGAAGGTCCGGTCATCGTGAAGCGAGAGACTCGCAAGGAGGTCGAGGTCCGCGCCCGCGAGCTGCTGGCGCAGATGGGTCTCGAAGGTCACGAGCACAAGCGCCCGGCGCAGTTGTCAGGGGGACAGCAGCAGCGCGTGGCGATCGCACGGGCGCTGGCCATGCATCCCAAGCTCATGCTGTTCGACGAGCCGACGTCGGCGCTCGATCCCGAGCTGGTCGGCGAGGTCCTCAAGGCCATGAGCGCGCTGGCGCGCTCGGGCATGACCATGGTCATCGTCACCCACGAACTCGGCTTCGCTTTCGAAATCGCCAACCGCGTGGTCTTCCTCGACGAAGGCACCGTCGCCGCCGATGGCTCGCCGCATGATGTGCTGCTCAAGCCAGAACATCCGCGGCTCAAAAGCTTCGTCAATCGCTTCCACGAAACCGCCGACATGCTGCGGCCATTCCTCGAAACGCGCTGA
- a CDS encoding amino acid ABC transporter permease produces the protein MDFSVVTSHADLLWFGILITLYYTAITIAGGMILGLTIGLIQFAPIRPLVWLGWLFVEFFRNIPLLVILLWTYYALPIFLNIEISKGWAGFLALTCYSAAFYAEIFRAGVQSIDPGQTDAATALGMSYGQKMRRIILPQAFKRMIPPLVSQSIMQMKNTSLLSTITVPDLLYQAGYISSQTFKPMEVYTAVGVIFLLFLVPLTTLSRMIERRQASHR, from the coding sequence ATGGATTTTTCAGTCGTTACCAGCCACGCCGACCTGCTCTGGTTCGGCATTCTCATCACGCTTTACTACACAGCGATCACGATCGCCGGCGGCATGATACTCGGGCTCACTATCGGCCTGATCCAGTTTGCTCCTATCAGGCCGCTGGTTTGGCTGGGCTGGTTGTTCGTCGAATTTTTTCGCAACATCCCGCTTCTCGTCATCCTGCTGTGGACGTATTACGCGCTGCCGATCTTCCTCAATATTGAAATCAGCAAGGGATGGGCGGGCTTCCTGGCGCTGACCTGCTATTCGGCAGCCTTCTATGCCGAAATTTTTCGCGCCGGCGTGCAGTCGATCGATCCCGGACAAACCGACGCAGCAACGGCCCTCGGCATGTCCTACGGTCAGAAGATGCGGCGCATCATCCTGCCACAGGCCTTCAAGCGCATGATTCCGCCGCTGGTAAGCCAGTCGATCATGCAGATGAAGAATACGAGCCTGCTGTCGACGATCACCGTGCCCGACCTGCTCTATCAGGCCGGCTACATCTCGAGCCAGACCTTCAAACCCATGGAAGTCTACACGGCCGTCGGCGTCATCTTCCTTTTGTTCCTTGTCCCGTTGACCACCCTGTCGCGCATGATCGAGCGCCGGCAGGCGTCGCATCGCTGA